A genome region from Eremothecium gossypii ATCC 10895 chromosome VII, complete sequence includes the following:
- the PEX25 gene encoding Pex25p (Syntenic homolog of Saccharomyces cerevisiae YPL112C (PEX25)), whose translation MDVLARLVESVAGKDKTAKIIKYTLDLLRLYLSQYRTRLVQSDPTALARYARLAGAWSWGLLVRHPVTLLKLWLVSVAKQFEAKSQTVCTNISIFRQMMRFGSTPFLARALYQKAAATYRQAQKLPAGDTAGVLQVVRGQWLNEPTLTDVLYLYYGIMDELSLTYSFGLWAHKGLYAFVARHEVLSWQYDILLSLKKGWCRLREINAKILDLEIQCKVRQRAWDISQKLHSARGTSPVKRQLLRDLQLGPTSDMSLTADLDALRQERSVLYVDFVRLTFDLLANSTDVFALRTPPGTYAWLSLGSGIAGFYKLWTQAKKELQQ comes from the coding sequence ATGGACGTTCTGGCGCGGCTGGTGGAGTCCGTGGCGGGCAAGGACAAGACGGCGAAGATCATCAAGTACACGCtggacctgctgcggctgtACCTGAGCCAGTACCGGACGCGACTGGTGCAGTCGGACCCgacggcgctggcgcggtACGCGCGCCTGGCGGGCGCGTGGAGCTGGGGACTGCTGGTGCGGCACCCGGTGACGCTACTGAAGCTGTGGCTGGTGTCGGTGGCGAAGCAGTTCGAGGCGAAGTCGCAGACAGTGTGCACGAACATCTCAATCTTCCGGCAGATGATGCGGTTCGGGTCGACGCCGTtcctggcgcgcgcgctgtACCAGAAGGCGGCCGCGACGTACCGGCAGGCGCAGAAGCTGCCGGCGGGGGACACTGCGGGCGTGCTGCAGGTGGTGCGCGGGCAGTGGCTGAACGAGCCGACGCTGACGGACGTGCTGTACCTGTACTACGGCATCATGGACGAGCTGAGCCTGACGTACAGCTTCGGGCTGTGGGCGCACAAGGGCCTGTACGCCTTTGTCGCGCGCCACGAGGTGCTCTCGTGGCAGTACGATATCCTGCTGAGCCTGAAGAAGGGCTGGTGCCGCCTGCGCGAGATCAATGCCAAGATCCTGGACCTCGAGATTCAGTGCAAGGTGCGCCAGCGCGCGTGGGACATCTCGCAGAAGCTGCATAGCGCGCGCGGCACGTCGCCGGTGaagcggcagctgctgcgagACCTGCAGCTTGGCCCGACGAGCGACATGTCGCTGACCGCGGACCtggacgcgctgcgccAGGAGCGCTCGGTGCTCTACGTAGACTTTGTGCGTCTGACCTTCGACCTCCTCGCGAACTCCACTGACGTATTCGCActccgcacgccgccggGCACCTACGCCTGGCTCTCGTTGGGCTCCGGCATCGCGGGGTTCTATAAGCTGTGGACACAGGCGAagaaggagctgcagcaATGA
- a CDS encoding glyoxylate reductase (Syntenic homolog of Saccharomyces cerevisiae YPL113C) has protein sequence MTKPKVLLPYASRWEVADYIPEWCDVASLVEFVPCKLTTREAFCACFADSDAAALWFTEDLFSLSVDTAALIAHRPRALRLIAVPWVGCDFLETDTLRRDADITVCNIGPTAADNVADIAAYLTLSCFRLTSFWEHSFRFVDRNVWDCRAYVGSEGSEQITVQTITSGGRTEQTMRYPGRFSSADGKLQNVARDFSIVGKILESPTEKNALILGFGAIGQAVGRRLSLGLGMHVSYYKRSGPLPAGQLTYPAQFHAAMTDEMWAAADLVVLALPGAPATDNLLNAATLAKCKDGVRIVNIGRGSCVDEDALLAALDSGKVHSAGLDVYKNEEAVVDRRFFERWDVTLLPHIGSCCVDIYRRATVVTLQNIESVLIRGERGLFPLN, from the coding sequence ATGACGAAGCCAAAAGTACTGTTGCCGTATGCCAGCAGGTGGGAGGTCGCGGACTACATCCCCGAGTGGTGCGACGTAGCGTCGCTAGTCGAATTTGTCCCGTGCAAACTCACCACTCGCGAGGCCTTCTGCGCCTGCTTCGCGGACTCAGACGCCGCAGCGCTGTGGTTTACCGAGGACTTGTTTTCCCTGAGCGTGGACACCGCCGCGCTGATCGCCCATCGCCCGCGCGCACTCCGGCTGATCGCGGTGCCGTGGGTCGGGTGCGACTTCCTCGAGACCGACACGCTGCGCCGCGACGCAGACATCACCGTTTGTAACATTGGGCCCACGGCCGCGGACAACGTCGCCGATATCGCGGCTTACCTAACGCTGAGCTGCTTCCGGCTGACGTCGTTCTGGGAGCACAGCTTTAGGTTCGTCGACCGGAACGTCTGGGATTGCCGCGCATACGTCGGCAGCGAGGGCTCTGAACAGATCACCGTGCAGACGATCACCAGCGGCGGGCGCACGGAGCAAACAATGCGCTATCCGGGGCGCTTCTCGAGCGCCGACGGCAAGCTGCAGAATGTGGCACGAGACTTTTCCATTGTGGGGAAAATCTTAGAATCCCCCACAGAGAAGAATGCGCTAATTCTGGGCTTTGGCGCGATCGGCCAGGCCGTGGGTCGGCGGCTGTCGCTCGGGCTCGGGATGCACGTGTCGTACTACAAGCGCTCGGGCCCCCTGCCCGCAGGGCAGCTGACGTACCCCGCGCAGTTCCACGCCGCGATGACGGACGAGATGTGGGCGGCCGCGGACCTGGtggtgctggcgctgccCGGCGCGCCCGCGACCGACAATCTGCTGAACGCGGCCACGCTCGCCAAGTGCAAGGACGGCGTGCGGATCGTGAACATCGGGCGTGGGTCGTGCGTCGACGAAGACGCGCTGCTCGCGGCGCTCGACTCGGGCAAGGTGCACTCCGCCGGCCTCGACGTTTACAAGAACGAGGAGGCGGTCGTGGACCGGCGCTTCTTCGAGCGGTGGGACGtgacgctgctgccgcacattggcagctgctgcgtcGACATCTACCGCCGCGCGACGGTGGTCACGCTGCAGAACATTGAGAGTGTGCTGATCAGGGGCGAACGCGGTTTGTTCCCGTTGAATTGA
- the TOA1 gene encoding transcription initiation factor IIA large subunit (Syntenic homolog of Saccharomyces cerevisiae YOR194C (TOA1)), which translates to MSNAEAAKVYEEVVEGVVNEVRQDFENAGIDEQTLQDLRRIWQSKLSESRVARFTWDPEGVEAPREGGRYGGESSLALGGLVLKEDALLEPKDHKEKATIELTVDDAGGELAEKLKQQAKQAKKSALLETDEINSDLDDTDDEYVNFGEEENGSDVNIMLCLYEKVLRVKNKWKCNLKDGVATINNKDYAFQKSQGESEW; encoded by the coding sequence ATGTCGAACGCGGAAGCAGCCAAGGTGTACGAAGAAGTCGTGGAGGGGGTGGTGAACGAGGTGCGGCAGGACTTTGAGAACGCAGGGATAGACGAACAAACGTTGCAGGATCTACGGCGGATATGGCAGTCGAAGCTGAGCGAGTCGCGGGTGGCGCGATTTACATGGGACCCGGAGGGCGTAGAGGCGCCGCGGGAGGGCGGGCGGTACGGCGGAGAGAGCAGTCTGGCGCTCGGGGGCCTGGTGCTGAAGGAGGACGCGCTGCTAGAGCCCAAAGATCACAAGGAGAAGGCGACGATAGAGCTGACGGTGGACGACGCGGGCGGCGAGCTGGCGGAGAAGCTGAAACAGCAGGCGAAGCAGGCGAAGAAGtccgcgctgctggagacGGACGAGATCAACAGCGATCTCGACGACACGGACGACGAGTACGTGAACTTCGGCGAGGAGGAGAACGGGAGCGACGTGAACATCATGCTGTGCCTGTACGAGAAGGTGCTCCGGGTGAAGAACAAGTGGAAGTGCAATCTGAAGGACGGCGTGGCTACAATCAACAACAAGGATTATGCATTCCAAAAATCCCAGGGCGAGAGCGAGTGGTAG
- the SLK19 gene encoding Slk19p (Syntenic homolog of Saccharomyces cerevisiae YOR195W (SLK19)), with the protein MSTSRRESPVGMTGPADGSGVRINDARLTLAHSPVRGPAEDENGTADGSPAPKRLKMAAIPRLGQPGGGGLISSPQPIEMVNAEPLALTSPVKRAEDQDRVDRQDVLDIQDDLKAGAAGTPEKEGAYEKMTPVRPRAEARNLRAELEQQGSEGWDGVAALLEDKNRLIGSLTEEVRRVQDELWRQTQAREQLQVAACRAAERVRGLEAAEREQRALAAAYDELLGKKEKLEARAEKLKARMAELRNELTVAVQNAQILQEKYHEQIGANEELEQQLRDRAEDAQATASRLEAVEAELASLREELAAGSQKLAAAEQGLEDAREKQREAEGSADALREQLTEKQQTIDELRAAVEQYKDAQSRSSSELDAKVAELTEENALIEREYQKLLKDYDTETKQLGGQMQQLSQEAEAWKAKYETDCANLQALHNQHTETSKRAEQLTAELEEASNDLVSKKAEVAELSSLVEDLRQSEKYLQESITRREDSLKEWQEKLEAKEDELNRLHAEYDSVVFKNGNMEAEHLVELEQLHENMAKFQTMLENLSVENAELKEKLAQTPQPDTKPPATPQFKQEQATPRKEDATPAQRTPAPAEPDPKPEHASPALPDPQPALAARVRELEAQLLEKDKDTTSRLQMLAEDLYVQYSSKHEQKVKMLKKSYEVKYQESMNKLHLENSALLEEVSQLQAKLEVERREKQELIKLLDK; encoded by the coding sequence ATGTCGACGTCGAGGAGAGAGTCGCCTGTGGGCATGACAGGGCCCGCAGATGGCAGTGGGGTGCGGATCAACGACGCGCGGCTAACGCTGGCGCACTCGCCAGTGCGCGGGCCAGCAGAGGATGAGAACGGGACGGCGGACGGGAGCCCCGCGCCAAAGCGGCTGAAGATGGCGGCGATTCCGCGGCTGGGGCAGCCAGGCGGGGGCGGGCTGATCTCGTCGCCGCAGCCGATCGAGATGGTGAACGCGGAGCCGCTGGCGCTGACGAGCCCGGTGAAGCGGGCCGAGGACCAGGACCGGGTGGACAGGCAGGACGTGCTAGACATCCAGGACGACCTCAAGGCGGGGGCTGCGGGGACGCCGGAGAAGGAGGGCGCGTACGAGAAGATGACGCCGgtgcggccgcgcgcggagGCGCGCAACCTCCGAGCagagctggagcagcagggCAGCGAGGGCTGGGACGGGGTGGcagcgctgctggaggatAAGAACCGGCTGATCGGGTCGCTGACGGAGGAGGTGCGGCGCGTGCAAGACGAGCTGTGGCGGCAGACGCAGGCGCGGGAACAGCTGCAGGTGGCGGCGTGccgcgcggcggagcgcgtgcgcgggttggaggcggcggagcgcgagcagcgcgcattggcagcagcgtacgatgagctgctgggcaagaaggagaagctGGAGGCGCGCGCGGAGAAGCTGAAGGCGCGCATGGCGGAGCTGCGCAACGAGCTGACGGTCGCGGTGCAGAACGCGCAGATACTGCAGGAGAAGTACCACGAGCAGATCGGCGCGAACGAGGAGCTCGAGCAGCAGTTGCGGGACCGCGCGGAGGACGCGCAGGCGACCGCTTCACGGCTGGAGGCGGTGGAGGCGGAGCTGGCGTCCCTGCGCGAAGAGCTCGCGGCAGGCTCCCAGAAGCTGGCTGCGGCAGAGCAGGGCCTGGAGGACGCGCGCGAGAAGCAGCGCGAAGCCGAGGGGAGCGCggacgcgctgcgcgagcagctCACGGAGAAGCAGCAGACGATCGACGAGCTACGCGCCGCGGTCGAGCAATATAAGGATGCGCAGTCGCGCTCGTCGTCGGAGCTGGACGCGAAGGTTGCCGAGCTGACGGAGGAGAACGCGCTCATCGAGCGTGAGTACCAGAAGCTACTGAAGGATTATGATACAGAGACCAAGCAATTGGGCGGCCAAATGCAGCAGCTCTCACAAGAGGCCGAGGCCTGGAAGGCAAAGTACGAAACCGACTGTGCTAACCTGCAGGCGCTTCACAACCAGCATACGGAGACGTCGAAGCGTGCCGAGCAGTTAACCGccgagctggaggaggccAGCAACGACCTCGTCAGCAAAAAGGCAGAGGTCGCCGAGCTCTCCTCCCTCGTGGAGGACCTGAGGCAGTCCGAGAAGTACCTGCAGGAATCGATCACGCGACGCGAGGACTCCCTAAAGGAATGGCAGGAGAAGCTGGAGGCCAAGGAGGACGAGCTAAACAGGCTCCACGCAGAGTACGACAGTGTCGTTTTCAAAAACGGCAACATGGAGGCCGAGCACCTCGtcgagctggagcagctgcacgagAACATGGCCAAGTTCCAGACCATGCTTGAGAACCTCAGCGTGGAGAACGCCGAACTCAAGGAAAAGCTCGCCCAGACGCCCCAGCCCGACACCAAGCCACCCGCGACGCCCCAGTTCAAGCAGGAACAGGCCACGCCCAGGAAGGAGGACGCGACCCCCGCGCAGCGCACACCGGCTCCCGCCGAGCCGGACCCCAAACCCGAGCACGCCAGCCCGGCGTTGCCGGACCCCCAGCCCGCCCTGGCGGCCCGCGTCCGTGAGCTCGAGGCCCAGCTTCTGGAAAAAGACAAAGACACTACCAGCCGCCTCCAGATGCTCGCCGAGGACCTGTATGTCCAGTACTCCTCGAAGCACGAGCAGAAAGTCAAGATGCTGAAGAAGAGCTACGAGGTCAAGTACCAGGAGTCCATGAACAAGCTCCACCTCGAGAATTCCGCCCTCCTAGAGGAGGTCTCCCAGCTTCAGGCTAAACTGGAGGTCGAGCGCCGCGAGAAGCAAGAACTCATCAAGCTGCTAGATAAGTAG
- the BEM3 gene encoding GTPase-activating protein BEM3 (Syntenic homolog of Saccharomyces cerevisiae YPL115C (BEM3)), which translates to MGDGSDAERSGGTSSSSALELLAQYEQHIMERGRTLEAIEGHGGERLGPTYEELVEENVQLRRELQGQREEIEHLRKTISLLASGRSGATVVEQQVRPEPSPSVRELALPPRSADRRKNTKNLSLAPVGHEVPSTDRLRVSPQEATSGAQQVPLLTSSKSAEILVSKSPDEDRHLMSPRKTISRSSSSYSNTLGSPATSVLYKNSRISITSPCKSNSTSKAASVLSLPENNTSTENAPHSPHRIDNELDLLTVEPQDGSRYDTERAGGPGPLSPESIVYSDSDLQEHQPSDLSSTTRTDLGKFRDMVDTTFNAEDNPTGSRDKETGTEMEIATLQNTPSRQHESSLVTSPQASRSSITTPVVDPTNTSEPSSLSAAKFGSMSTATSSNKRSKGMGTPSVEHSAKSYSQHSGSPHSNSHQSKKADIPLFVQPEELGTIRIEVISTLYHEPGNAASILFSVVDKKSSKEMFKFAKTFTRIAEFDTFIRNNMESLAVPPLPDKHMFASNVPVKVDSRREKLNDYFASLLYLSPLPFNPALKLAQFISTDPVMNPITGEFAKEGMLLVRKSKTLGSTTTWRIRYCTVEGSIMHLHDHMIDTDTIKLTHSTIELQANLPDDKYGTKNGFILNEHKKSGLSSSTKYYFCAETPKEREQWISVLTTLCDGPGGTAAIPSINSKSEASSLFEQTSISDSSYLGPIANLEAMDATSPTRPNDPNPVSLTSEEEKEVKRRRMKSFFPFKKLATTPTPYAAGNDNASIFSQDDDSPVNATNESGISRSLQSMNLQAQYNAVFGADLRSCLQLSSHPYQGKYEIPSVVFRTLEFLYKNRGIQEEGIFRLSGSSSLIKSLQEQFDKEYDVDLCNYNDKVSVTPGNENQGGLYVDVNTVSGLLKLYLRKLPHMIFGDAAYMDFKRIVERNGDDSKLIALEFRALVNSGRIAKEYVALMYALFELLVKITENSKYNKMNLRNLCIVFSPTLNIPVNILHPFITDFGCIFQDKAPMENGPPVNIHIPQI; encoded by the coding sequence ATGGGAGACGGGTCAGACGCAGAACGCAGCGGGGGGACAAGCTCGTCCTCAGCATTGGAACTTCTTGCGCAGTATGAGCAGCACATTATGGAGCGGGGGAGGACGTTGGAGGCGATTGAAGGGCACGGCGGGGAGCGGCTGGGGCCAACGTACGAGGAGCTTGTGGAGGAGAACGTGCAGCTCCGGCGGGAGCTGCAGGGGCAGCGGGAGGAAATAGAACACCTCCGCAAAACGATTTCTCTGCTTGCGTCGGGGCGGAGCGGCGCGACGGTGgtcgagcagcaggtgcgTCCTGAGCCTTCGCCGTCCGTACGagagctggcgctgccgccgcggtCCGCGGACCGGCGAAAGAACACCAAAAACCTGAGTCTCGCCCCGGTGGGCCACGAGGTGCCGTCGACCGACCGGCTGCGTGTCTCGCCGCAGGAGGCCACGAGCGGGGCACAGCAGGTGCCCTTGCTAACCTCTTCGAAGTCCGCCGAGATTCTGGTGTCGAAATCTCCGGATGAAGACCGCCACTTGATGTCGCCTAGGAAGACAATTTCACGGTCCAGTTCGTCATATTCGAATACGCTAGGCAGCCCTGCAACTTCCGTTCTGTATAAGAACTCTCGGATATCAATTACTTCTCCGTGCAAGTCTAACTCTACGAGCAAAGCTGCGTCTGTGTTGAGTCTACCAGAAAATAACACGTCCACCGAGAATGCGCCGCATTCACCACACAGAATAGACAACGAATTGGACTTGCTCACCGTGGAGCCTCAAGATGGAAGCAGGTACGATACAGAGAGAGCAGGTGGTCCGGGGCCATTGTCGCCTGAGAGCATAGTGTACAGTGATTCGGACTTGCAAGAGCATCAACCTTCTGATCTGTCATCTACCACTAGGACGGATTTAGGCAAATTCAGAGATATGGTGGATACTACCTTCAATGCAGAAGACAACCCTACGGGTTCACGAGACAAGGAGACTGGAACGGAAATGGAGATCGCTACGCTACAAAATACGCCCAGCAGACAACATGAATCGAGTTTGGTAACAAGTCCACAAGCTTCTAGGTCATCGATTACAACGCCAGTCGTGGATCCTACTAATACGAGCGAACCTTCTTCGCTTTCAGCAGCGAAGTTTGGAAGTATGTCTACCGCTACATCCTCGAACAAAAGGTCCAAGGGCATGGGCACTCCTTCCGTGGAACATTCAGCAAAGTCATACTCGCAGCATTCTGGTAGCCCCCACTCTAACTCTCACCAGTCCAAGAAAGCAGATATTCCCTTATTTGTACAGCCAGAGGAGTTAGGTACGATCAGGATTGAGGTCATTAGTACATTGTATCATGAGCCTGGAAACGCAGCCAGCATTCTCTTTAGTGTTGTTGATAAGAAGTCTTCCAAGGAGATGTTCAAATTTGCTAAAACTTTTACCCGCATTGCAGAGTTCGATACCTTTATCAGAAACAATATGGAATCTTTAGCCGTCCCCCCCCTTCCCGACAAGCACATGTTTGCTTCGAACGTGCCAGTAAAGGTAGACAGTAGGAGAGAAAAGCTTAATGACTACTTTGCTAGTTTGTTGTATCTATCCCCATTACCCTTTAATCCAGCATTGAAGTTAGCGCAATTCATTAGCACAGACCCTGTTATGAACCCTATAACTGGCGAATTTGCTAAAGAGGGCATGCTACTAGTCCGTAAATCTAAAACCTTGGGTAGTACTACTACGTGGCGTATTAGGTACTGCACAGTTGAGGGCTCTATAATGCATCTCCATGACCATATGATTGATACTGATACGATCAAATTGACGCATTCTACGATTGAACTTCAGGCAAACCTCCCGGATGATAAGTATGGGACCAAGAATGGATTCATACTTAATGAACACAAAAAGAGTGGTCTTTCAAGCTCTACAAAGTACTATTTTTGCGCTGAAACGCCAAAAGAACGTGAACAATGGATAAGCGTATTGACCACTCTCTGCGATGGCCCAGGTGGTACAGCAGCCATTCCATCCATTAATAGCAAGTCTGAAGCGTCTAGTTTATTCGAGCAAACAAGCATTAGCGACTCTAGTTATCTTGGACCAATTGCTAATCTCGAGGCAATGGATGCAACTTCTCCGACAAGACCAAATGATCCAAACCCGGTCTCCTTAACATCTGAAGAAGAGAAAGAGGTCAAGAGACGACGTATGAAGTCATTCTTCCCTTTCAAGAAGTTAGCTACTACACCTACCCCCTACGCTGCTGGAAACGACAATGCTTCTATATTTTCGCAAGATGATGATAGCCCTGTGAATGCTACAAATGAAAGTGGTATTTCAAGATCACTCCAGTCCATGAATTTACAAGCACAGTATAACGCGGTATTTGGAGCGGACTTGAGATCCTGTTTACAACTAAGTTCGCATCCCTACCAGGGAAAATATGAAATACCAAGTGTTGTATTCCGAACGCTAGAATTCTTGTACAAAAACCGCGGCATTCAGGAAGAAGGTATATTTAGGTTAAGCGGATCCAGTTCTCTCATAAAATCTTTGCAGGAGCAATTTGACAAAGAATATGACGTGGATTTGTGCAATTACAACGATAAAGTTTCTGTCACACCAGGAAACGAAAATCAGGGCGGTCTCTACGTCGATGTGAATACCGTTTCAGGTTTATTAAAACTATACCTAAGAAAGCTTCCTCATATGATCTTTGGGGATGCTGCATATATGGATTTTAAGAGAATCGTGGAAAGAAACGGAGATGATAGCAAACTAATAGCACTCGAGTTCAGGGCATTGGTTAATTCCGGACGAATTGCCAAAGAATATGTCGCCTTAATGTATGCATTGTTCGAGTTATTGGTGAAGATCACCGAGAACAGCAAATATAACAAGATGAATCTGCGGAATTTGTGTATCGTATTTTCGCCAACGTTGAACATACCCGTGAATATACTACATCCGTTTATCACTGACTTTGGCTGTATATTCCAAGATAAGGCGCCGATGGAGAACGGACCACCGGTCAACATACACATCCCGCAAATTTAG
- the LIP5 gene encoding lipoate synthase (Syntenic homolog of Saccharomyces cerevisiae YOR196C (LIP5)) — protein MLTKGVRALAWSPRRYITLDAEAAKPVVAKRRRMTEFTDKLNKGPSFEDFLTGKAAQMTLDPLEEARQNAEESKKLPAWLKVPIPKGKNFHKLKEDVRDLKLSTVCEEAKCPNIGECWGGNKGSATATIMLLGDTCTRGCRFCSVKTNRTPAKPDPKEPENTAEAISRWGLGYVVLTMVDRDDLPDGGAHHLAETVQRIKQKAPHILVETLAGDFRGNLEMVDVMARSGLDVYAHNVETVEALTPHVRDRRATYQQSLSVLKRAKQTVPTLVTKTSIMLGMGETDEQVLQTMKDLRAVDCDVVTFGQYMRPTRRHMKVVEYVKPEKFDYWKEKALELGFLYCASGPLVRSSYKAGEAYIENVLRNRRQA, from the coding sequence ATGCTGACTAAGGGTGTGCGTGCGTTGGCATGGTCGCCCAGGAGATATATCACTCTGGATGCCGAAGCTGCGAAGCCGGTGGTCGCCAAGCGGAGGAGAATGACGGAGTTCACTGACAAACTCAACAAAGGCCCATCGTTCGAGGACTTTCTCACCGGCAAAGCCGCGCAAATGACGTTGGATCCACTGGAGGAGGCGAGGCAGAACGCAGAGGAGTCAAAGAAGCTTCCTGCGTGGCTCAAGGTGCCGATTCCCAAGGGCAAGAACTTTCACAAGTTGAAGGAGGACGTGCGAGATCTGAAGCTCAGTACCGTGTGCGAGGAAGCAAAGTGCCCGAACATCGGTGAGTGCTGGGGCGGCAACAAGGGCAGTGCCACTGCAACGATCATGCTGCTTGGGGATACTTGCACGCGGGGGTGCCGCTTCTGCTCTGTGAAAACGAACCGGACACCAGCGAAGCCTGACCCCAAGGAGCCGGAGAACACTGCAGAGGCCATCTCGCGCTGGGGGCTTGGATATGTTGTGCTGACGATGGTGGACAGGGACGATCTGCCCGATGGCGGCGCACACCATCTTGCTGAGACGGTGCAGCGCATCAAGCAAAAGGCGCCACATATTTTGGTGGAAACACTTGCGGGAGACTTCCGGGGCAACCTAGAGATGGTGGATGTGATGGCCCGTTCAGGACTTGACGTTTACGCCCACAATGTGGAGACGGTTGAGGCGCTAACGCCACATGTTCGAGACCGCAGGGCGACTTACCAGCAGTCGCTCAGTGTGTTGAAGAGGGCGAAGCAGACGGTTCCAACCCTAGTTACAAAGACATCTATCATGCTTGGGATGGGCGAGACAGACGAGCAGGTGCTACAAACTATGAAGGATCTCAGGGCTGTGGACTGTGATGTCGTTACATTTGGCCAATACATGCGGCCAACCAGAAGACATATGAAGGTAGTTGAATACGTTAAACCCGAGAAGTTCGACTACTGGAAGGAGAAGGCCTTGGAACTTGGCTTTCTGTACTGTGCATCTGGTCCACTGGTCAGATCTTCGTATAAGGCCGGCGAAGCATACATAGAGAACGTTCTGCGGAATCGACGCCAAGCATAG
- the BOL2 gene encoding Bol2p (Syntenic homolog of Saccharomyces cerevisiae YGL220W (FRA2)), translated as MLTEQDIYDRLTEAIPEFYQAIITDTSAGCGQSFDVVVVSNVFANKNKLQRCRLVNKALAEQVAQLHAFSAKCYTTEEFQRLTI; from the coding sequence ATGCTTACAGAGCAAGACATATATGACAGGCTGACTGAAGCCATCCCAGAGTTCTACCAGGCCATAATCACCGACACGTCGGCGGGCTGCGGTCAGTCCTTCGACGTCGTCGTGGTGAGCAATGTATTTGCGAACAAGAACAAGCTCCAGCGGTGCCGACTCGTGAACAAGGCGCTCGCAGAGCAGGTAGCGCAGCTGCACGCATTCTCGGCCAAGTGTTACACCACAGAAGAATTCCAGCGACTCACCATCTAG
- the NIF3 gene encoding uncharacterized protein (Syntenic homolog of Saccharomyces cerevisiae YGL221C (NIF3)), giving the protein MSLSKALSRAQLQAVLQKVQKLYPVAYADSAWDNTGLLIDCTVESSAAKPRLLLAVDLTAAVAREAIEKECNMILAYHPFIFPSWKKLDPWANSQHRSAVQLIQHGISVYCPHTAVDAAKGGVNDWLVQTLQGEVETCTAIERVTPLQGEEEHEVGYGRLVHFREPLSLAQIVQHVKRALGVAHVQISTAKAPEDHLIQNVALCAGSGSGVFKGVSPGDVDLYYTGELSHHEILRYREAGKAVIVCNHSNTERGYLRDVMYKHIQELGVECHVSAADVDPLQVM; this is encoded by the coding sequence ATGTCTCTGTCTAAGGCGCTATCCAGAGCTCAGCTGCAAGCTGTACTGCAGAAGGTGCAGAAGCTGTACCCTGTAGCCTACGCTGACAGCGCGTGGGACAATACCGGGCTGTTGATAGACTGCACAGTGGAGTCGTCGGCCGCGAAgccgcgcctgctgctcgcgGTGGACCTGACGGCAGCGGTCGCACGCGAGGCGATTGAGAAGGAGTGCAACATGATCCTGGCGTACCATCCGTTCATCTTTCCCAGCTGGAAGAAGCTGGACCCGTGGGCAAATTCGCAGCACCGGTCTGCAGTGCAGCTGATCCAGCATGGGATCAGCGTGTACTGCCCGCACACCGCCGTGGACGCGGCGAAAGGCGGCGTTAACGACTGGCTGGTGCAGACGCTGCAGGGCGAGGTCGAGACATGCACGGCAATTGAGCGTGTGACGCCATTGCAGGGAGAGGAAGAACACGAGGTCGGGTATGGCCGTCTCGTGCACTTCAGAGAGCCGCTATCGCTTGCCCAAATTGTGCAGCATGTCAAGAGAGCGCTGGGCGTTGCCCACGTCCAGATTTCCACCGCCAAGGCGCCCGAAGATCATCTCATCCAAAACGTGGCCCTGTGCGCGGGCAGTGGGTCGGGTGTCTTCAAGGGCGTGTCGCCCGGCGACGTAGACCTGTATTACACTGGTGAACTCTCTCATCACGAGATCTTGCGCTACCGCGAGGCCGGCAAGGCGGTGATTGTGTGCAACCACTCGAATACCGAACGCGGCTACCTGAGAGATGTTATGTACAAACATATCCAAGAGCTTGGCGTAGAATGCCATGTGAGTGCTGCCGACGTGGATCCGCTCCAAGTTATGTAA